A stretch of the Mesorhizobium sp. Pch-S genome encodes the following:
- the raiA gene encoding ribosome-associated translation inhibitor RaiA, with protein MTLRISGKHMDIGDAFRTRITDRIGEAIGKYFDRGFAGHVTVVKAGSRYTADCMIRLDSGTALQATGDAQEPTAAFEAAADRLETRLRRYKRRLKSHASGAGNGSATDIAYTVMAPLADDDEEIPENYAPAIVAESTMVLKTMSVASAVIELDTKDTPVFVFRNAGNDHLNIVYRRPDGNIGWIDPSTTKVAQG; from the coding sequence ATGACGCTGCGCATTTCGGGGAAACACATGGACATCGGCGATGCGTTTCGTACGCGCATCACCGATCGGATCGGCGAAGCTATCGGGAAATATTTCGATCGCGGCTTTGCCGGACATGTGACGGTGGTGAAAGCCGGTTCGCGTTACACCGCTGATTGCATGATCCGTCTGGATTCTGGCACCGCGTTGCAGGCAACCGGAGATGCCCAGGAGCCGACGGCGGCCTTCGAGGCTGCGGCGGACCGATTGGAGACCCGCCTGCGCCGCTACAAGCGCCGCCTGAAATCGCATGCCTCGGGCGCCGGCAACGGTTCAGCCACGGACATTGCCTATACGGTGATGGCTCCGCTCGCAGATGACGACGAGGAAATCCCGGAAAATTACGCGCCCGCCATCGTCGCGGAATCGACCATGGTCCTGAAGACCATGTCGGTCGCCTCCGCCGTGATCGAACTGGACACCAAGGACACTCCTGTCTTCGTTTTCCGCAACGCCGGAAACGATCACCTCAACATCGTCTACCGCCGGCCGGACGGAAACATTGGCTGGATCGACCCTTCGACAACAAAGGTCGCACAGGGATAA